Proteins found in one Bremerella volcania genomic segment:
- a CDS encoding phosphoribosylaminoimidazolesuccinocarboxamide synthase, producing MGLNYPVRQGKVRDVYDLGEQVLLVASDRISAFDYILPSLIPDKGRVLTQMSQFWFETLDIPNHLISTDVQQMKLDGDVDLSELDGRATLARKTEVIPIECVVRGYLAGSGWKEYQRSQTVCDIPLPEGLPQAAKLPEPIFTPATKAESGHDENISFERMVEIVGPDMANLLREKSIAVYQAGAQRALEHGIIIADTKFEWGVVNGEVLLIDEVLTPDSSRFWPQNEYAVGMSPPSFDKQFVRDWLEASSWDKNSEPPTLPQEVVEKTRAKYIEAYERITERKFAW from the coding sequence ATGGGTCTTAACTATCCGGTTCGACAGGGCAAAGTTCGCGACGTCTACGATCTGGGCGAGCAGGTATTGTTGGTTGCATCCGACCGAATTAGTGCCTTCGATTATATTCTTCCTTCGCTTATTCCGGATAAGGGGCGGGTGTTGACGCAGATGAGCCAATTCTGGTTCGAGACGCTTGATATCCCCAATCACCTGATTTCAACCGACGTTCAGCAAATGAAACTGGATGGCGATGTTGATCTCAGCGAGCTGGATGGGCGCGCGACTTTGGCGCGGAAGACGGAAGTGATCCCGATCGAATGCGTCGTGCGCGGCTACCTGGCCGGATCTGGTTGGAAGGAATATCAACGCAGTCAAACGGTCTGCGATATTCCCCTGCCGGAAGGGTTGCCGCAAGCCGCCAAGCTGCCGGAGCCCATTTTCACGCCGGCTACCAAGGCCGAATCGGGGCATGACGAGAATATCTCGTTCGAGCGGATGGTGGAAATCGTCGGCCCCGACATGGCGAATCTGCTTCGTGAGAAGAGCATCGCCGTCTACCAGGCGGGTGCCCAGCGGGCACTTGAGCATGGCATCATCATTGCCGACACTAAGTTTGAATGGGGCGTCGTCAACGGAGAGGTGCTACTGATTGACGAAGTGCTTACGCCGGATAGTTCCCGGTTCTGGCCGCAAAATGAGTACGCCGTTGGCATGAGCCCGCCGTCGTTCGACAAACAGTTCGTCCGCGATTGGCTGGAAGCAAGTAGCTGGGATAAAAACAGCGAGCCGCCAACGCTCCCGCAGGAAGTCGTCGAGAAAACTCGGGCCAAGTATATCGAAGCCTACGAGCGAATTACCGAGCGAAAATTCGCGTGGTAA
- a CDS encoding tetratricopeptide repeat protein, translating into MIRTHRTSVLFLLLLVFVLGCGGRKIRPQVDDTKATVSTDGGSSKQFVDQAMTYLRDLDRYPAGKVKVEVLERMNRWLMSQKLDPRWQPDPMVTELPAEIQSLPGLQNLPNRGFLDHPESFAAVTFRGSEFDFLVGNYWAKTISDWVKENQTPPSDMQAFLDAQTNQTLDDSQVNDLGLAYLLFDWTVRHIHPVRPNELEEGQFAPGTSRDTWNALQLNEGDPLERARVFIQLCRQQGLDAVVVKFGEGENEPQVVGVAIGQELFLFDMAYALPIAEKDGKGIQRLSRLVEHPEDLQAMASKNYKYPATAEDLKKVTLLIEAPSTALTQATQLLEGVLSGDSTMKVHVKPSSLKDRLSSFQGVTDIQLWTVPFEAETAITKRLSDPTLKALFQVERWIYDTMTPFAIARTLQLMCKFDDQSQQKGARSMFMETRVMERQFRIANPREQLEMLAVGGMDLPDDPKVQQFFLDRVRKNVLLWRELASFNLGVIALGDGQYESAIYFFEDGTLKEFPTTRFKSAAFYGIARSAEAIARQDENKEMAQKAFDFYTDDDDVLSPYRRGNALRAERLPLLESKEETAQQQSAEDSEVKESPKEAEDKEASPSEPSSPEAETTTES; encoded by the coding sequence ATGATCCGCACGCATCGCACCTCTGTCCTTTTCCTCTTGCTCCTCGTTTTCGTGCTCGGATGCGGTGGCAGGAAGATTCGCCCTCAGGTCGACGACACCAAAGCGACTGTCTCGACCGACGGCGGCAGCTCCAAGCAGTTCGTCGATCAAGCGATGACCTATCTGCGCGACTTGGATCGTTATCCGGCCGGCAAAGTCAAAGTCGAAGTGCTCGAGCGGATGAACCGCTGGCTGATGTCGCAGAAGCTTGATCCTCGCTGGCAACCTGATCCGATGGTGACTGAACTTCCCGCTGAGATTCAAAGCTTGCCGGGTCTTCAGAACCTGCCCAATCGAGGGTTCCTCGATCATCCCGAGTCATTCGCCGCGGTCACGTTTCGTGGCAGCGAGTTTGACTTTCTGGTCGGCAACTATTGGGCCAAGACCATTTCCGACTGGGTCAAAGAAAATCAGACGCCACCGTCCGACATGCAGGCTTTCCTCGACGCACAAACGAATCAAACGCTGGACGATAGCCAGGTGAATGACCTCGGTCTGGCTTACCTGCTTTTCGATTGGACCGTTCGGCACATCCATCCAGTTCGCCCCAATGAACTGGAAGAAGGTCAGTTCGCACCGGGAACAAGTCGCGATACCTGGAACGCATTGCAGTTGAACGAAGGTGACCCACTGGAGCGAGCCCGCGTCTTCATTCAATTGTGTCGCCAACAAGGGCTGGATGCAGTCGTCGTCAAGTTCGGCGAGGGAGAGAATGAACCCCAGGTCGTCGGCGTCGCGATCGGCCAGGAGTTGTTCCTCTTCGACATGGCCTATGCACTGCCCATCGCGGAGAAAGATGGTAAGGGTATTCAACGCTTGTCACGCCTGGTCGAACACCCGGAAGACCTGCAGGCGATGGCGTCTAAAAACTACAAGTACCCGGCAACGGCCGAGGACCTTAAGAAGGTGACGCTTTTAATCGAAGCCCCGTCGACCGCCCTTACCCAGGCAACGCAGTTGCTGGAAGGGGTTCTCTCAGGCGATTCGACGATGAAGGTTCACGTCAAACCATCTTCCTTGAAGGATCGCCTGTCGAGCTTCCAAGGCGTTACCGATATTCAGCTCTGGACGGTCCCTTTCGAAGCCGAAACGGCCATTACCAAGCGACTATCTGATCCCACGCTGAAAGCACTTTTCCAGGTCGAACGCTGGATCTACGACACGATGACCCCCTTTGCAATCGCGCGGACGCTTCAGCTGATGTGCAAGTTCGATGACCAGTCGCAGCAAAAGGGGGCCCGGTCGATGTTCATGGAAACGCGTGTGATGGAACGCCAATTCCGCATCGCCAATCCTCGCGAGCAGCTTGAAATGCTGGCAGTTGGCGGTATGGACTTGCCGGATGATCCCAAGGTGCAGCAGTTCTTCCTCGACCGTGTCCGAAAGAACGTCTTGTTATGGCGTGAACTGGCTAGTTTCAATCTCGGTGTAATCGCGCTGGGCGATGGGCAATATGAATCAGCCATCTACTTCTTTGAAGATGGAACGCTCAAAGAGTTTCCCACCACGCGATTCAAATCGGCGGCGTTCTACGGCATTGCTCGCAGTGCGGAAGCGATCGCGCGGCAAGACGAAAACAAAGAGATGGCTCAGAAGGCGTTTGATTTCTACACCGATGACGATGACGTGCTTTCGCCTTATCGCCGCGGCAATGCCCTGCGGGCCGAGCGTTTGCCTCTTCTGGAATCGAAAGAGGAGACCGCGCAGCAGCAGTCGGCGGAAGATTCCGAAGTGAAGGAATCGCCCAAGGAGGCCGAAGACAAAGAAGCAAGCCCGTCGGAGCCGTCTTCTCCCGAGGCTGAAACGACTACGGAAAGCTAA
- the kdsA gene encoding 3-deoxy-8-phosphooctulonate synthase, with the protein MNASAPNSSTFALNSEGRLLLIAGPCVLESRELSFQIAEHLCDLTQRLPIQLVFKASFDKANRTSIHSYRGLGLEEGLKLLEAVRSKFQVPVTTDLHESYQAAPVGQVCDILQIPAFLARQTDLLVAAAQTGKSVNVKKGQFMAPWDMKHVVEKLKEAGARETFLTERGTFFGYGRLVNDMRSLIEMRSLGVPVVFDATHSVQEPGGLGSQTGGNRAMVFPLAKAAAAVGIDGLFLETHPDPDKSPSDGPNMVPLAELENFLQRILAVRAAAQG; encoded by the coding sequence TTGAACGCTTCGGCCCCAAATTCATCGACGTTTGCCCTCAACTCCGAAGGGCGATTGCTACTGATCGCAGGCCCCTGCGTGCTCGAGTCGCGCGAGTTGTCGTTCCAAATCGCCGAGCACTTGTGCGACCTGACCCAGCGGCTGCCGATTCAGTTGGTCTTTAAGGCATCGTTCGACAAAGCGAACCGTACCAGCATTCATTCGTACAGAGGATTAGGGCTGGAAGAAGGTCTTAAGCTGTTAGAAGCTGTTCGTAGTAAATTCCAGGTTCCGGTCACGACTGATCTCCACGAATCTTATCAGGCCGCTCCTGTGGGCCAGGTTTGCGACATCCTTCAGATCCCAGCCTTTCTCGCACGGCAAACCGACTTGCTGGTTGCCGCGGCACAGACCGGAAAATCGGTCAACGTGAAGAAGGGGCAGTTCATGGCCCCCTGGGATATGAAACACGTTGTCGAGAAGCTCAAAGAAGCAGGTGCCCGAGAAACTTTTTTGACCGAACGTGGAACGTTCTTTGGATATGGGCGACTGGTCAACGATATGCGAAGCTTGATCGAGATGCGATCGCTCGGCGTACCAGTCGTCTTCGATGCCACGCACAGCGTCCAGGAACCAGGCGGGCTGGGTAGCCAAACGGGCGGAAACCGGGCGATGGTGTTTCCTCTTGCCAAGGCTGCCGCGGCGGTTGGAATCGACGGACTGTTCCTGGAAACCCATCCCGATCCTGACAAGTCGCCCAGCGACGGTCCTAACATGGTTCCGCTTGCGGAATTGGAAAACTTCCTTCAGCGCATTTTGGCCGTCCGCGCAGCGGCCCAAGGTTAA
- a CDS encoding diacylglycerol/lipid kinase family protein, producing MTFTEIHQATSTDTAWLFINRIAGGYDKPQSHARLRELLKDLGLNTIEINSPQQLACQWEDDATPRPDFIVSVGGDGTAAMIAGQTGGTVPIAIYPAGTENILAKYLRIPTDIGAFAKMLSKRVVRRLDAGQLGDRTFLLMLSAGFEAEVVHRVHGQREGHLTKFHYVRPTFEMLAKYPYPTLELDIELADGSRTQTEGYWVFAFNVPRYALGLEMTPDAVPDDGLLDICVLTQKGFGATASYITSLVSGTIARRSDVKRFQARSAEIRCPSGPVPLQTDGDPAGFTDVRLSVLPNYLPLIVPPKRSK from the coding sequence GTGACCTTTACGGAAATTCACCAAGCCACTTCCACGGATACGGCCTGGCTCTTCATCAATCGAATTGCAGGAGGCTACGACAAGCCCCAAAGCCATGCGCGTCTGCGCGAGTTGTTGAAGGACCTGGGGCTGAACACCATCGAGATAAACTCTCCTCAGCAATTAGCCTGCCAATGGGAAGACGATGCAACGCCGCGCCCCGATTTCATTGTTTCTGTCGGGGGGGATGGAACGGCGGCAATGATCGCAGGCCAAACGGGCGGAACCGTTCCGATCGCCATTTACCCGGCGGGAACCGAGAACATCCTCGCGAAATACCTGCGAATCCCCACTGATATTGGGGCCTTTGCAAAGATGTTGTCGAAACGGGTCGTTCGGCGCCTGGATGCAGGGCAACTGGGTGACCGCACCTTCCTACTGATGCTCTCGGCCGGGTTTGAAGCCGAAGTCGTCCACAGGGTTCATGGACAACGTGAAGGTCATCTCACCAAGTTTCATTATGTCCGACCAACCTTTGAGATGCTCGCCAAGTACCCGTATCCGACGTTGGAACTCGATATCGAGTTGGCCGATGGCAGTCGGACGCAAACCGAAGGTTACTGGGTATTTGCCTTCAACGTGCCACGCTATGCACTCGGCCTGGAAATGACGCCTGATGCAGTCCCGGATGATGGCCTGCTCGACATCTGCGTGCTGACGCAGAAGGGTTTCGGGGCAACCGCAAGCTACATCACCTCACTTGTTTCCGGGACCATCGCCCGTCGTAGTGACGTGAAACGGTTCCAAGCTCGCTCGGCCGAAATCCGTTGCCCATCCGGTCCCGTCCCTCTGCAAACCGATGGCGATCCGGCTGGTTTTACCGATGTCCGTCTCTCAGTCCTTCCGAACTATCTGCCGCTGATAGTTCCTCCGAAGCGATCAAAGTAA
- a CDS encoding DNA-directed RNA polymerase subunit alpha C-terminal domain-containing protein yields the protein MIQGIDFDLKSVVLTNSSFGPEEIRQILRTVGRDYNAFSTLRDSVSELEGQSEERSPATNVRLGVCQFIMGNYNGAVQTLSAADGGALAHYYLGRSYFCMQNFDKAIEAFQSAQTAGYNKDDCQLGIIEALRTKGDSEQALQMLDNMFGPVESTANYLYQRGATIASLGGNPAEVVALYERAVEADPGHAGALFGLALENDRRGNDAMALQLYQNAAAVFPTHVGALLNLGLLHEDRGEYDRATHCYQRVLDSYPTEKRARMYMKDAQASGDMYYDEEEQKKRDRMSQVLSIPVTDFELSVRSRNCLQKMGIMTLGDLCRCSEQELLASKNFGETSLIEIRDMLRSKGLELGQMSNEKPSTPEVSYDTSGLSPDEQALLDRPIAELSLSVRARKCMVRLGISTIGELVRRTGDELLECKNFGVTSLNEVREKLTSYNLKLRGD from the coding sequence ATGATTCAAGGAATCGATTTCGACCTTAAGAGCGTTGTCCTCACGAATTCGTCCTTCGGTCCGGAGGAAATTCGTCAAATCCTGCGAACCGTAGGACGCGATTACAACGCATTTTCGACGCTTCGCGACAGCGTCTCCGAACTGGAAGGCCAGTCGGAAGAACGTTCGCCGGCCACCAATGTCCGTTTGGGCGTTTGCCAGTTCATCATGGGTAACTACAACGGCGCCGTGCAAACGCTTTCGGCCGCCGACGGTGGAGCCTTGGCCCATTACTACCTGGGTCGCAGCTATTTCTGCATGCAGAACTTCGACAAGGCGATCGAAGCATTCCAGTCGGCTCAGACCGCTGGCTATAACAAAGACGATTGCCAGTTGGGCATCATCGAAGCGCTTCGCACCAAGGGGGATTCCGAGCAAGCCCTCCAGATGCTGGACAACATGTTCGGTCCCGTCGAATCGACCGCCAATTACCTGTATCAGCGTGGTGCCACCATCGCTTCGCTGGGTGGTAATCCAGCCGAAGTGGTTGCTCTTTACGAGCGAGCCGTCGAAGCTGATCCCGGTCATGCTGGGGCTCTGTTCGGCCTGGCACTGGAAAACGACCGTCGCGGCAACGACGCGATGGCTTTGCAGCTTTACCAGAATGCTGCCGCCGTTTTTCCAACCCACGTCGGTGCTCTGCTGAACCTTGGCCTGCTGCACGAAGATCGTGGCGAATACGATCGGGCAACCCACTGCTACCAACGGGTTCTCGATTCCTACCCGACCGAGAAGCGGGCTCGCATGTACATGAAGGATGCCCAGGCATCGGGCGACATGTACTACGACGAAGAAGAGCAAAAGAAACGCGACCGCATGTCGCAGGTCCTCAGCATTCCGGTTACCGACTTCGAATTGTCGGTACGCAGCCGGAACTGCCTGCAGAAGATGGGCATCATGACCCTGGGCGACCTGTGCCGCTGCTCCGAGCAAGAGCTTCTGGCCAGTAAGAACTTTGGCGAAACTTCGCTGATCGAAATTCGCGACATGCTGCGTTCCAAGGGCCTGGAACTGGGCCAGATGTCGAACGAAAAGCCATCGACGCCAGAGGTCAGCTACGACACTTCGGGGCTCTCGCCGGACGAACAGGCACTGCTGGATCGTCCGATCGCCGAACTCAGTCTGTCGGTTCGTGCTCGCAAGTGCATGGTTCGCTTGGGCATTTCCACCATTGGCGAACTGGTTCGACGCACCGGCGACGAACTTCTCGAATGCAAGAACTTTGGCGTGACCAGCTTGAACGAAGTTCGCGAGAAGCTGACTTCTTACAATCTGAAGCTTCGCGGCGACTAA